A region of Sphingomonas sp. DNA encodes the following proteins:
- the rlmB gene encoding 23S rRNA (guanosine(2251)-2'-O)-methyltransferase RlmB has product MRRKARQATKPENRPRFWGRHAVGAALANPERAIVRIWATREAAGQLDIDAGIPVTFADVADLGRLVPHDAPHQGVVAEVERLEDILLADLLDRAEDGRPLLVLDQVTDPHNVGAILRSAAAFDALGIVTQDRHAPGESGALAKAASGALETVPWARVVNLSRALDDMAAAGFWRIGLAGAAEAGLAEALGPARVALVLGAEGEGLRHNVAAHCDSLARLPISDRVESLNVSNAAAIALYAASIA; this is encoded by the coding sequence ATGCGACGCAAGGCCCGCCAGGCGACGAAGCCCGAGAACCGCCCCCGTTTCTGGGGCCGCCACGCCGTGGGCGCGGCGCTTGCCAATCCCGAACGCGCGATCGTCCGCATCTGGGCGACGCGCGAGGCGGCGGGACAGCTCGATATCGATGCCGGTATCCCGGTCACCTTCGCCGACGTCGCCGATCTCGGCCGGCTGGTGCCGCACGACGCGCCGCACCAGGGCGTGGTCGCGGAGGTCGAGCGGCTGGAGGATATCCTCCTCGCCGACCTGCTCGACCGAGCCGAGGACGGCCGGCCGCTGCTGGTGCTCGATCAGGTCACCGACCCGCACAATGTCGGTGCGATCCTGCGCTCGGCCGCCGCGTTCGACGCGCTCGGCATCGTCACGCAGGACCGGCACGCGCCGGGCGAATCGGGCGCGCTGGCCAAGGCGGCGAGCGGGGCGCTGGAGACGGTGCCCTGGGCGCGCGTGGTCAATCTCTCCCGCGCGCTCGACGACATGGCGGCGGCGGGCTTCTGGCGGATCGGTCTCGCCGGCGCGGCGGAGGCGGGCCTCGCCGAGGCGCTGGGCCCGGCGCGGGTCGCCTTGGTGCTGGGCGCGGAGGGCGAGGGGCTGCGCCACAATGTCGCGGCCCATTGCGATTCGCTGGCCCGGCTGCCGATCAGCGACAGAGTGGAGAGCCTCAACGTCTCCAACGCCGCGGCGATCGCTCTCTACGCGGCGAGCATCGCCTGA
- a CDS encoding EamA family transporter: protein MSEAAGFRDPRVLIPFLLVTLIWSSTWIVIKDQIGTVPAPWSVTYRFLIAGAAMFVIALASGAPLRIDARGHGWALAIGLPQFAVNFNLVYTAEHYITSGLVAVLFALLMVPNTLLAWALFGQRPTARFVIGSAVALGGIALLFVQEARVAAVSTSAVLAGIGFTLVAVLAASAANVMQLSPGVKSRPIVVMLAWAMLYGALCDGLFALAVHGPPVAEARPGYWLGVLYLGLVASALTFPLYFNIIRQIGPGKAAYSSVLIPILAMAISTAAEGYRWSALAAAGGMLAIAGLIIALRAGRAPAVAAPMESCGNCGEEEEDGAGSGNRTRITSLEG, encoded by the coding sequence GTGAGCGAGGCGGCGGGGTTCCGCGATCCGAGGGTTCTGATACCTTTTCTCCTGGTCACCCTGATCTGGAGCTCGACCTGGATTGTCATCAAGGACCAGATCGGCACGGTGCCGGCGCCCTGGTCAGTGACCTATCGCTTCCTGATCGCCGGCGCCGCGATGTTCGTGATCGCCCTGGCGAGCGGCGCGCCGCTGCGCATCGACGCGCGCGGCCATGGCTGGGCGCTGGCGATCGGGCTTCCGCAGTTCGCGGTCAACTTCAATCTCGTCTACACCGCCGAGCATTACATTACCTCGGGTCTGGTGGCCGTCCTGTTCGCCTTGCTGATGGTGCCGAACACCCTGCTCGCCTGGGCGCTGTTCGGACAGCGGCCGACGGCGCGCTTCGTGATCGGCTCGGCGGTCGCGTTGGGTGGCATCGCCCTGCTTTTCGTGCAGGAGGCGCGGGTCGCGGCCGTTTCGACCTCGGCGGTGCTGGCCGGCATCGGCTTCACCCTGGTCGCGGTGCTCGCCGCTTCGGCCGCCAATGTCATGCAGCTCTCGCCGGGCGTGAAGAGCCGGCCGATCGTCGTGATGCTGGCCTGGGCGATGCTCTACGGCGCCTTGTGCGATGGCCTGTTCGCGCTCGCCGTCCACGGCCCGCCGGTCGCCGAGGCGCGGCCCGGCTACTGGCTCGGCGTCCTCTATCTCGGCCTTGTCGCCTCGGCGCTCACCTTCCCGCTCTATTTCAACATCATCCGCCAGATCGGCCCGGGCAAGGCGGCCTATTCGAGCGTGCTGATCCCCATTCTCGCCATGGCGATCTCGACGGCGGCGGAAGGCTATCGCTGGTCGGCGCTGGCGGCGGCCGGCGGGATGCTCGCCATCGCCGGTCTGATCATCGCATTGCGCGCCGGACGCGCCCCCGCAGTGGCCGCGCCGATGGAATCGTGCGGCAATTGTGGCGAGGAAGAAGAGGATGGAGCGGGTAGCGGGAATCGAACCCGCATCACAAGCTTGGAAGGCTAG
- a CDS encoding low specificity L-threonine aldolase → MRFFSDNAAAACAEVLAAMAAANRLDTAYDGDGFSARLDGVLSDLFETNVEALWVATGTAANSLALAALCPPHGAIVCHRDAHIQNDECGAPEFYTHGAKLLLAEGAGAKLTPDGVTGLLAGVRDDVHQVQPAALSITNATEYGLVYTPDETAALGELCRARSLGFHVDGARFANAVARLGCTPADLTWKAGVDALSFGFVKNGGLSAECLVFFREGLAGATRYRRKRAGHLLSKGRYMAAQILAMLDGDLWLRNARAANGAAARLAEAAGADRMVLPAEANEIFIRVTPGEAAALRAQGFDFYDWGPGEARLVTSWDSDAGHVAALAAAIAAL, encoded by the coding sequence CGCTTTTTTTCCGACAATGCGGCGGCGGCCTGCGCGGAGGTTCTGGCGGCGATGGCGGCGGCCAACCGACTCGACACCGCCTATGATGGCGATGGCTTCAGCGCGCGGCTTGACGGCGTGCTGTCCGATCTCTTCGAAACGAATGTGGAAGCCTTGTGGGTAGCGACCGGAACTGCGGCGAACAGTCTCGCCCTCGCCGCTCTGTGTCCGCCGCACGGCGCGATCGTCTGTCATCGCGACGCGCATATCCAGAATGACGAATGCGGCGCCCCGGAATTCTACACCCATGGCGCGAAGCTGCTGCTTGCCGAAGGCGCGGGCGCGAAGCTGACGCCGGACGGCGTGACTGGCCTGCTCGCGGGCGTGCGCGACGATGTCCACCAGGTCCAGCCCGCGGCGCTGTCGATCACCAACGCCACCGAATATGGTCTGGTCTACACGCCGGACGAGACGGCGGCGCTCGGGGAGTTGTGCCGCGCCCGCAGCCTCGGCTTCCATGTCGATGGCGCGCGGTTCGCCAATGCGGTGGCGCGATTGGGCTGCACCCCCGCCGATCTCACCTGGAAAGCGGGAGTGGACGCCTTGTCCTTCGGTTTCGTCAAGAATGGCGGGCTGTCGGCCGAATGCCTCGTCTTCTTCCGCGAAGGGCTGGCCGGCGCGACGCGCTATCGCCGCAAACGGGCCGGGCACCTTTTGTCGAAGGGCCGCTACATGGCGGCCCAGATCCTGGCGATGCTGGACGGCGATCTGTGGCTGCGCAATGCGCGCGCCGCCAATGGGGCCGCCGCCCGGCTTGCCGAGGCGGCCGGCGCGGATCGGATGGTCTTGCCGGCCGAGGCCAATGAGATTTTCATCCGGGTAACGCCGGGCGAAGCGGCGGCGTTGCGCGCCCAGGGCTTCGATTTCTACGATTGGGGGCCGGGCGAGGCGCGGCTGGTGACGAGCTGGGACAGCGATGCCGGTCATGTCGCGGCATTGGCTGCGGCGATCGCCGCGCTGTGA
- a CDS encoding DNA-3-methyladenine glycosylase 2 family protein: protein MGLTAEQLRASLDALGGIEPAFAAARARIGDPEPRIRERGYETLLRAIVGQQVSIKAAASILAKVEAATGGIADPARVAATSDADLRAAGLSGQKVLYVKSLAEEVLAGRLDLAALPADDEAAIAALTQVKGIGRWSAEVYLLFAEGRPDIWPAGDLAVRQEVGRILGLADHPTEKQVRELAEAWRPHRGAAAIFAWHHRHIVAL from the coding sequence ATGGGACTGACGGCGGAGCAATTGCGGGCGTCGCTCGACGCGCTGGGCGGGATCGAGCCGGCCTTCGCGGCGGCGCGGGCCCGGATCGGCGATCCCGAGCCGCGCATTCGTGAGCGGGGCTACGAGACGCTGCTGCGCGCGATCGTCGGCCAGCAGGTCAGCATCAAGGCAGCGGCCTCGATTCTCGCCAAGGTCGAGGCGGCGACCGGCGGCATCGCCGATCCGGCCCGGGTCGCCGCCACGTCCGACGCCGACCTGCGCGCCGCCGGCCTGTCGGGCCAGAAGGTCCTCTATGTGAAGAGCCTGGCGGAAGAGGTGCTCGCCGGCCGGCTCGATCTCGCCGCCTTGCCGGCGGACGACGAGGCGGCGATCGCGGCCCTGACCCAGGTAAAGGGGATCGGCCGGTGGAGCGCCGAGGTCTATCTGCTGTTCGCGGAAGGGCGGCCGGACATCTGGCCGGCGGGCGACCTGGCGGTGCGACAGGAAGTGGGGCGCATCCTCGGCCTCGCCGATCACCCGACGGAGAAACAGGTGCGCGAGCTGGCCGAAGCCTGGCGCCCCCATCGCGGCGCGGCGGCGATCTTCGCCTGGCATCACCGCCATATCGTGGCGCTCTGA
- a CDS encoding LysR family transcriptional regulator: MERSSTDLVDVLSFVRVAETGSFARAAERMGLSKPVLSRRVARLEEQLGARLLTRTARGAQPTDIGQAYYARAANILAELDAAEEVVAEAVTQIAGPIRITAPLTFGTAHLAPALAEFVEAHPKVELDIELEDRNVDLAGGGYDLAVRIGRLADSALIARRIAPVRKHVIASPAYLAQRGRPGRPSDLADHDILIYAHEQWRFKVGDRWETPRLAPRLRSNNGDMLLAAAEAGLGLCLLPSFIAAPAFERGAVEPVLMDFPVEEGALHAVMPPGRATTARVRALVDFLVARFGPEPSWDPCWAAAQATPAA, translated from the coding sequence ATGGAACGCTCATCCACCGATCTCGTCGATGTTCTCTCGTTCGTGCGGGTGGCGGAAACCGGCTCCTTCGCCCGTGCTGCGGAGCGGATGGGCCTGTCGAAGCCGGTCCTGTCGCGCCGCGTCGCGCGGCTCGAGGAGCAACTGGGCGCGCGCCTTTTGACCCGCACCGCCCGGGGCGCGCAGCCGACCGATATCGGCCAGGCTTACTATGCCCGCGCCGCCAACATCCTGGCCGAGCTGGACGCGGCGGAGGAGGTGGTGGCCGAGGCGGTGACGCAGATCGCCGGGCCGATCCGGATCACCGCGCCGCTCACATTCGGCACCGCCCATCTCGCGCCCGCGCTGGCGGAGTTCGTCGAGGCGCATCCCAAGGTCGAGCTCGACATCGAGCTCGAGGACCGCAATGTCGATCTTGCCGGCGGCGGCTACGATCTCGCGGTCAGGATCGGGCGGCTGGCGGATTCGGCGCTGATCGCCCGCCGGATCGCGCCGGTGCGCAAGCATGTGATCGCCAGCCCCGCCTATCTCGCGCAACGCGGCCGGCCGGGAAGGCCGTCGGACCTCGCCGACCACGACATCCTCATTTACGCGCACGAGCAATGGCGCTTCAAAGTGGGCGATCGCTGGGAAACGCCGCGGCTGGCGCCGCGCCTGCGCAGCAACAATGGCGACATGCTGCTCGCCGCCGCCGAGGCGGGGCTGGGCCTGTGCCTGTTGCCCAGCTTCATCGCCGCCCCCGCCTTCGAGCGTGGCGCGGTCGAGCCGGTGCTGATGGATTTCCCGGTCGAGGAAGGCGCGCTCCACGCGGTGATGCCGCCGGGCCGCGCGACCACCGCGCGGGTGCGGGCTCTGGTCGATTTTCTGGTCGCCCGCTTCGGTCCAGAGCCGAGCTGGGACCCGTGCTGGGCGGCGGCGCAGGCCACGCCGGCCGCCTGA
- a CDS encoding 2Fe-2S iron-sulfur cluster binding domain-containing protein, protein MPQLTIVARDGTERTVEGKAGWSVMENIRDAGVDELLALCGGCCSCATCHVHVDGEWIAAVGAPKADEDDLLDTSDHRTEASRLSCQILFTAELDGLRVTIAPED, encoded by the coding sequence ATGCCCCAGCTCACCATCGTCGCGCGCGACGGCACCGAACGCACCGTCGAAGGCAAGGCCGGCTGGAGCGTGATGGAGAATATCCGCGACGCCGGCGTGGACGAGCTGCTCGCCTTGTGCGGGGGCTGCTGCTCCTGCGCCACCTGCCACGTCCATGTCGATGGCGAGTGGATAGCTGCGGTCGGCGCGCCCAAGGCGGACGAGGACGACCTGCTCGACACGTCCGATCACAGGACCGAAGCCAGCCGCCTCTCCTGCCAGATCCTGTTCACCGCCGAACTGGACGGCCTGCGCGTCACGATCGCGCCGGAGGACTGA
- a CDS encoding S9 family peptidase: MPAIADAAISPSGNRVALATSAADGAFIHVVDLDARQIVLRASVPDHSRLRSVGWADDGRVTFEISRTFRPGSVLPEYVRFRGAPRRVDYYRTGVLDLATRRVELLTTNQQEQWQDQGAFLIAPIEGDQGHGRLIGATSTARGSQATLFRVNLASGRAQTMRVPGANADTLGFLLDERGTVVARFDSHEMSNRWSLFVYDRDSQRLLMQDVSETGAPISALGLLPDGRIAVLDEDEAGEFRRLFAIDRTNGQRSLLFAAENHDVGGAIVDPWTRRVVGVHWTEEDAKQRFFDAALQAAHDAIAARFAGGTVMLQSWSRDRRRILVYGERSLDGGGYYVFSPADETLERIGMLYPDITGVSGSVRHSITYRARDGTAIPAYLTLPGAGARGLPLVLLVHGGPHARDTMGFDWWAAFLVSRGYAVLQPNFRGSTGYGASWERAGRRQWGGLMQDDVEDGLAALVRAGIADPRRVCIVGASYGGYAALAGATLTPDLYRCAASVAGVADLNEFLRQRQAMTGERSMTSDWWRLSIGDRAEDRDRIRDVSPVHMADRIRIPILLMHGSDDTVVPIAQSRRMLDRLRAAGRDVRFVELRGDDHWLSDAETRIQMLRELEEFLAANLGAG; this comes from the coding sequence TTGCCCGCCATCGCTGATGCGGCCATCTCTCCGAGCGGGAATCGGGTCGCGCTGGCGACTTCCGCCGCCGATGGCGCCTTCATCCATGTCGTCGATCTCGATGCGCGGCAGATCGTCCTTCGGGCATCGGTCCCCGACCATAGCCGGCTGCGCAGCGTCGGCTGGGCCGATGACGGCCGCGTGACGTTCGAGATCAGCCGGACATTTCGCCCGGGAAGCGTGCTGCCCGAATATGTCCGGTTCCGCGGCGCGCCCCGCCGCGTCGATTACTATCGGACGGGCGTGCTCGATCTTGCCACGCGCCGGGTCGAGCTGCTGACCACCAACCAGCAGGAGCAATGGCAGGATCAAGGCGCCTTCCTGATCGCGCCCATCGAGGGCGACCAGGGCCATGGCCGCCTGATTGGAGCGACATCGACGGCCCGAGGAAGCCAGGCCACGCTGTTCCGCGTGAATCTGGCGAGCGGCCGGGCGCAGACGATGCGTGTTCCCGGCGCGAACGCGGACACGCTGGGCTTCCTGCTCGATGAGCGGGGTACGGTCGTGGCGCGCTTCGATTCCCACGAAATGTCGAACCGATGGAGTCTGTTCGTCTATGACAGGGACAGCCAGCGCCTGCTGATGCAGGACGTGTCCGAAACGGGGGCGCCAATCTCCGCTTTGGGCCTGCTGCCCGACGGCCGGATCGCGGTCCTGGACGAGGACGAGGCCGGCGAATTCCGCCGTCTCTTCGCCATCGATCGCACCAACGGCCAGCGCAGTCTGTTGTTCGCGGCCGAAAACCACGATGTCGGCGGCGCGATCGTCGATCCATGGACACGCCGGGTCGTCGGCGTCCACTGGACCGAGGAAGACGCGAAGCAGCGCTTCTTCGATGCCGCGTTGCAGGCGGCCCATGACGCGATCGCGGCGCGCTTCGCCGGCGGCACGGTGATGCTCCAGTCATGGTCGAGGGACCGACGGCGCATCCTCGTCTATGGCGAACGCAGCCTCGACGGCGGCGGCTATTACGTCTTCTCCCCCGCCGACGAAACGCTGGAGCGGATCGGCATGCTCTACCCGGACATTACGGGCGTGAGCGGCAGCGTGCGCCATTCCATCACCTACCGCGCCCGCGACGGCACGGCGATTCCCGCCTATCTGACGCTGCCCGGGGCCGGCGCGCGCGGCCTGCCCCTCGTCCTGCTCGTCCATGGCGGCCCGCACGCCCGCGATACGATGGGCTTCGACTGGTGGGCGGCCTTCCTGGTCTCCCGGGGCTATGCCGTGCTGCAACCCAATTTCCGAGGATCGACCGGCTATGGCGCGAGCTGGGAGCGTGCCGGCCGGCGGCAATGGGGCGGCCTGATGCAAGACGATGTGGAAGACGGCCTCGCCGCGCTTGTCCGCGCCGGCATCGCCGATCCGCGGCGCGTGTGCATCGTCGGCGCTTCCTATGGCGGCTATGCGGCGCTCGCCGGCGCCACCCTGACGCCCGATCTGTATCGATGCGCGGCCAGCGTCGCGGGAGTGGCCGATCTCAACGAATTCCTGCGCCAGCGTCAGGCGATGACCGGGGAGAGAAGCATGACGTCGGACTGGTGGCGGCTGTCGATCGGGGATCGCGCCGAAGATCGCGACCGAATTCGCGATGTCTCCCCCGTGCACATGGCCGATCGCATCCGCATCCCGATCCTCCTGATGCACGGCAGCGACGACACCGTGGTGCCGATCGCGCAGTCGCGACGCATGCTCGATCGTCTCCGCGCCGCCGGCAGGGATGTCCGCTTCGTGGAGCTGCGCGGCGACGATCATTGGTTGTCAGACGCGGAAACGCGCATACAGATGCTGCGCGAGCTGGAGGAGTTTTTGGCCGCGAATCTCGGCGCCGGTTAA
- a CDS encoding FMN-dependent NADH-azoreductase, translated as MNILVINSSANAGSSVSGGLAARFIDDLRAANPAAHVVLRDVGANPLPHLTAETVKAIKGQPETPAELEARALSDALIEELQQADIVVIGAPMYNFGIPSTLKAWFDHVLRAGVTFSYGENGPVGLLTGKKTVVIESRGGLYSEGPAAIMDAQEPHLRAMLGFMGLADVTWVRAEKLAFGPEAAEASIDEASGQLAEFARDELPLAA; from the coding sequence ATGAATATCCTGGTCATCAACAGCAGCGCCAATGCCGGCAGCTCCGTCTCCGGCGGCCTCGCGGCGCGCTTCATCGACGACCTCCGCGCCGCCAATCCCGCCGCCCATGTCGTGCTGCGCGATGTCGGCGCCAATCCGCTGCCACATCTTACCGCCGAGACGGTGAAGGCGATCAAGGGCCAGCCCGAGACCCCGGCCGAGCTCGAGGCGCGCGCGCTGTCCGATGCGCTGATCGAGGAGCTGCAGCAGGCCGACATCGTCGTCATCGGCGCGCCGATGTACAATTTCGGTATCCCGTCCACGCTCAAGGCCTGGTTCGACCATGTCCTGCGCGCGGGCGTCACTTTCTCTTATGGCGAGAACGGCCCGGTGGGCCTGCTCACCGGCAAGAAGACGGTGGTGATCGAAAGCCGCGGCGGCCTCTACAGCGAGGGCCCGGCGGCAATCATGGACGCCCAGGAGCCGCATCTGCGCGCGATGCTGGGCTTCATGGGCCTTGCCGACGTGACCTGGGTGCGTGCCGAAAAGCTCGCCTTCGGTCCCGAGGCCGCCGAAGCCTCGATCGACGAAGCAAGCGGGCAACTGGCCGAATTCGCCCGCGACGAGCTGCCGCTCGCGGCCTGA
- a CDS encoding pirin family protein, whose translation MIDVRKFPTLGHADHGWLNARHHFSFADYYDPARMGWGAIRVWNDDEIAAKSGFPPHPHRDMEIITYVRTGAITHQDSMGNKGRTEAGDVQVMSAGTGVRHAEYNLEDEATTLFQIWVLTDTPNAEPSWGAMKFPKADRSGRFVTLASGYAEDADALKINSAARVMGATLKVGETAELSLDPSRHVYLVAAQGAIAVNGVRAEARDGVAVTGEAKVTIEAIEEAEIVLVDAR comes from the coding sequence ATGATCGACGTTCGCAAATTCCCGACGCTCGGCCATGCCGACCATGGCTGGCTGAACGCCCGCCACCATTTCTCCTTCGCGGATTATTACGATCCGGCCCGGATGGGCTGGGGCGCGATCCGGGTGTGGAACGACGACGAGATCGCCGCCAAGTCCGGCTTCCCGCCGCATCCGCACCGCGACATGGAAATCATCACCTATGTCCGCACCGGGGCGATCACCCATCAGGATTCGATGGGCAACAAAGGCCGCACCGAAGCGGGCGACGTGCAGGTGATGAGCGCCGGCACCGGCGTGCGTCACGCCGAATATAATCTGGAGGACGAGGCCACCACGCTGTTCCAGATCTGGGTGCTGACCGACACGCCGAACGCGGAGCCGAGCTGGGGCGCGATGAAGTTCCCCAAAGCGGACCGTTCCGGCAGGTTCGTCACGCTCGCCAGCGGCTATGCCGAGGATGCGGACGCGCTGAAGATCAATTCGGCCGCCCGGGTGATGGGCGCGACGCTGAAGGTCGGCGAGACGGCGGAGCTCAGCCTCGATCCGTCGCGGCACGTCTATCTGGTCGCCGCCCAAGGCGCGATCGCGGTCAACGGCGTGCGCGCCGAGGCCCGCGACGGCGTCGCCGTCACCGGCGAGGCGAAGGTCACGATCGAGGCGATCGAGGAAGCCGAGATCGTCCTGGTCGATGCGCGCTAG
- the nhaA gene encoding Na+/H+ antiporter NhaA, whose amino-acid sequence MSVPSSAKPADRARAPSALRHFLDSEAAGGILLMVAAALALIVANGPLGAAYQHILHVETGPVLTPKLGPMTVHLWINDGLMAIFFLLVGLEIKREFVDGRLASWSQRRLPMVAAAAGMAVPAIVYLLIATRAPGLANGWAIPAATDIAFAIGVLALLGSRAPTSLKLFLTTVAIVDDLGAVAIIALAYTDSLDTLALGVAAGLWFAMYALGKSGVRRLWPFLLLAVGLWYAVLLSGVHATVAGVLAAAAIPIVKTPGSPDAPHSPLHRLEHALAPWVAFGIVPLFGFANAGVSLAGIGLGDLLAPLPLGIAAGLFLGKQIGIFGAVWLAVRFGLAARLRGATWVQIYGVSLICGIGFTMSLFIGGLAFPGRPELAEEAKIGILLGSLVSAVAGYLVLRFASPHPRQDEAAAGIRAEIAEDGDAATLEAR is encoded by the coding sequence ATGTCTGTCCCATCATCCGCAAAACCCGCCGACAGAGCCCGGGCACCTTCCGCGCTCCGCCATTTCCTCGACAGCGAGGCGGCGGGCGGCATCCTGCTGATGGTCGCCGCGGCGCTGGCGCTGATCGTCGCCAACGGCCCACTTGGCGCGGCCTATCAGCATATCCTCCATGTCGAGACCGGGCCGGTGCTCACGCCGAAGCTCGGGCCGATGACCGTGCATCTGTGGATCAACGATGGGCTGATGGCGATCTTCTTTCTGCTCGTCGGGCTGGAGATCAAGCGCGAGTTCGTCGACGGGCGGCTCGCCAGCTGGAGCCAGCGGCGCCTGCCGATGGTGGCCGCCGCCGCCGGCATGGCGGTGCCGGCGATCGTCTATCTCCTCATCGCGACGCGCGCGCCTGGCCTCGCCAATGGCTGGGCGATCCCGGCGGCGACCGACATCGCCTTCGCGATCGGCGTGCTCGCCTTGCTCGGCAGCCGCGCGCCGACGTCGCTGAAGCTGTTCCTCACCACCGTCGCGATCGTCGACGATCTGGGCGCGGTGGCGATCATCGCGCTGGCCTATACCGACAGCCTCGACACGCTCGCGCTCGGCGTCGCGGCGGGCCTGTGGTTCGCCATGTATGCGCTGGGCAAGAGCGGTGTCAGGCGGCTCTGGCCGTTCCTGCTGCTCGCCGTCGGCCTGTGGTATGCGGTGCTGCTCTCCGGCGTCCATGCGACGGTCGCCGGCGTGCTCGCCGCCGCAGCCATTCCGATCGTGAAGACGCCGGGCTCGCCGGACGCGCCCCATTCGCCGCTGCACCGGCTGGAGCACGCGCTGGCGCCCTGGGTCGCCTTCGGCATCGTGCCCTTGTTCGGTTTCGCCAATGCGGGCGTTTCGCTCGCCGGCATCGGGCTCGGCGATCTGCTCGCGCCGCTGCCGCTCGGCATCGCCGCCGGCCTGTTCCTCGGCAAGCAGATCGGCATTTTCGGCGCGGTCTGGCTGGCGGTGCGCTTCGGCCTTGCCGCCCGGCTGCGCGGGGCGACCTGGGTGCAAATCTACGGTGTGTCGCTGATCTGCGGCATCGGCTTCACGATGAGCCTGTTCATCGGCGGTCTCGCCTTTCCGGGCCGGCCGGAGCTGGCCGAGGAGGCGAAGATCGGCATCCTGCTCGGCTCGCTGGTCTCGGCGGTGGCGGGCTATCTGGTGCTGCGCTTCGCCAGCCCGCATCCCCGTCAGGACGAAGCGGCAGCGGGCATCCGCGCGGAGATCGCGGAAGATGGCGATGCCGCGACGCTGGAAGCGCGCTGA
- a CDS encoding aldo/keto reductase: protein MIDRRTLLTGMASLPFIAKAAFAQAPAAGALRTIRIPGADETVPAIGIGTARRYSDPQGEEQLAPLRAAIARFVELGGKVIDTAPSYGRAEEVVGQLVAELGVRDRLFLATKVGVNTREEGVAQIEASFRKLRTDRLDLIAVHNIRDVDNQLAILGDLKSAGRIRSLGITTSAKPQYEAFEAVMRRAELDCIQIDYAIDNRSAATRILPLAQEKGCAIMINLPFGRERLFAATRDRPLPDWAAEIGATSWAQVFLKYVLSHPSHPMPIPGMAQARYIDDNLGAARGPLPDAALRTRMEQYIDAL from the coding sequence ATGATCGACCGCCGCACCCTGCTGACCGGCATGGCCAGCCTGCCTTTCATCGCCAAAGCCGCCTTCGCCCAGGCCCCCGCCGCCGGCGCGCTGCGCACGATCCGCATCCCGGGCGCCGACGAAACCGTGCCAGCGATCGGCATCGGCACCGCGCGCCGCTACAGCGACCCGCAGGGCGAGGAGCAGCTGGCGCCGCTGCGCGCCGCGATCGCCCGCTTCGTCGAGCTTGGCGGCAAGGTGATCGACACCGCGCCCTCCTATGGACGCGCCGAGGAAGTGGTCGGCCAGCTCGTCGCGGAGCTGGGCGTGCGCGATCGGCTGTTCCTGGCCACCAAGGTCGGCGTCAATACGCGCGAGGAAGGCGTGGCGCAGATCGAGGCCAGCTTCCGCAAGCTCCGCACCGACCGGCTCGACCTCATTGCGGTCCACAATATCCGCGACGTCGACAACCAGCTCGCCATCCTGGGCGACCTGAAGAGCGCCGGCCGCATCCGCTCGCTCGGCATCACCACCTCGGCCAAGCCGCAATATGAGGCGTTCGAGGCGGTCATGCGCCGCGCCGAGCTCGATTGCATCCAGATCGACTATGCGATCGACAATCGCAGCGCCGCGACACGCATCCTGCCGCTGGCGCAGGAAAAGGGCTGCGCGATCATGATCAACCTGCCTTTCGGCCGCGAGCGGCTGTTCGCCGCGACCCGCGACCGGCCGCTGCCCGATTGGGCGGCGGAGATCGGCGCGACGAGCTGGGCGCAGGTCTTCCTCAAATATGTGCTGTCGCACCCGTCCCACCCGATGCCGATCCCCGGCATGGCGCAGGCCCGTTACATCGACGACAATCTCGGCGCGGCGCGCGGCCCCCTTCCCGACGCGGCGCTGAGAACGCGGATGGAGCAATATATCGATGCGCTTTGA